The genomic DNA GTCGAGCCGGCCGGGGCAGCCGTGGTCGCGGCGTTGCTCGATGGCGGTGTGCCGTTGGGTAAGTACGAGTGTCCGGTGGCGCTGATTTGCGGGGGCAATGCCGCAGCCGAGAGTGTGTTCACGGCGTATCAGCAGGCAGCCGACATGCTGATGGGCATCAACTAGCGAAGCTTTTTTGTAGAGCACGAGGCAACATCACATGCTGCGCGTTGGGTTGACGGGCGGCATCGCCGTCGGCAAGTCGTTTGTGTCCTCGGTCTTGGCCGAGCTTGGCTGCCATGTCTTTGATGCCGACCACATTGCGCGCGCCGTCGTCGAACCCGGCCAGCCCGCCTTGGCGGAAATCGTCGCGGCCTTTGGCCCGGACGTGCTCACGCCAACCGGCACGCTTGACCGCGCCAGGCTTGGCCGCCTTGTTTTCGCCGACGCCGAGGCGCGAGCCAAACTCAACGCCATTGTGCACCCGCACGTTCATGCCGAACAGGATCGCCGCTTGCGGGAAGTCGAAGCCCAGGACCCACAGGGTATTGCCGTGGTGGATGCAGCACTTCTCATCGAATCCGGCGGCTACCGCCGGTTCGATGTCGTCGTCGTCGTCTGGTGTCGCCCGGAGATTCAGCTTGCGCGGCTGATGGCGCGCAACGGTCTTTCCCACGCAGAAGCCACCCAGCGGATTGCGGCGCAGATGCCATCGGAAGAAAAACGCCGCTATGCCGATGTCGAGATAGACACGTCGGAGGGCTTCGAGCCGACCCGCCGGCAAGTCGTCGCCCTGCACGACCAGCTGCGCGCCCAAGCCGCGACGACCCGCCTTTACTGATTGCAAAGAAAAGGGATGCCTTACGACGGATGGTAGCCTTTAGGTAGTTTCGCCACCATATCTTGTGCTGAAAGCTTGACAAAGCTCATGAAGCCGGCCACAATCGGCCGCGTTTGAAAAAACAAAATGAGTCTGGATTTGGGGACATTCGTCCTCGGTCAGAGCATCTCCTCACAAATCTGATAAGGCATTCATAAGGGAACAAGACGACGAACCTGATTCGGCGATACCCCCCGTGTCGTCCCGTAACGCTAGGATTTTTGTCTCTGAAACCAGATAACCGACCAGGAAAAACGACATCCGTCCCTATCGAGCACGACCGCTATGAGTGAATCCGCCGCCGCCCGCCAAACCGAGATCGCCCCGTCCACCATGCGCGTCAGAAAGCGCAACGGCAGCCTCGAACCCGTTGATGTCCAGAAGATCGTGCGCGCCGTCGGCCGCTGCTGTGCCGGACTGACCAACGTGGATGCCATTCGGATTGCCACGAAAACCATCGGCGGACTTTACGATGGCGCTACGACGGCCGAGCTGGACCGGCTTTCCATCAACACCGCCGCGGCGCTCATCGTCGAGGAGCCGGAATACGCCCGTCTTGCCGCGCGCTTGCTGGCAACGTACATCCACAAGGAAGTCCGCAACCAAAACATTCATTCGTTTTCACAATCAATTGCCGCCGGCTACGAACTGGGACTCATCGCCGACCGGGTTCAGGCCTTTGTCACCGAACACAGTCGAAAGCTCAACGAAGCCATTGCTGATGAGCGCGACCAGGCGTTTGAGTACTTCGGGTTGCGAACGGTCTATGATCGCTACCTGCTCAAGCACCCAACCGCGCGGACGGTCATCGAGACGCCCCAGTATTTTTTCCTGCGCGTGGCCTGCGGGCTGGCGCGGACGGTGGGCGAAGCGATTGATCTCTACCGCTTGCTTTCGTCACTGGAGTACATGGCGAGCACGCCGACGCTCTTCAACGCCGGGACGAAGCACGAACAGTTGTCGTCCTGCTTTCTGCTCGACTCGCCCGCCGACGATCTGGCGGCGATTTACCAGAAATACACCGATGTGGCGCTGCTGTCGAAATTCGCGGGCGGCATTGGGTTGGCCTATCACCGGGTTCGCTCGAAAGGCTCGCTCATCAAGGGCACCAACGGTCACTCCAACGGCATCGTCCCGTGGCTGAAAACCCTTGATTCATCCGTCGCGGCAGTCAACCAGGGGGGCAAGCGCAAGGGAGCCTGTTGTGTCTATCTCGAACCCTGGCACGCCGACATCGAGGATTTTCTTGAACTCCGCGACAACACCGGCGATGAAGCGCGGCGGACGTATAACCTCAACCTGGCCAACTGGATTCCTGACCTCTTCATGCGGCGGGTCGAAGAAGATGAGCCGTGGTCGCTGTTTGATCCAAAGGTCGTCCCACACTTCCCTGACCTGTATGGCGCGGAGTTTGAACAAGCCTACGTCGCCGCCGAGGAAGCCAAGCTCTATACCCGCCAAGTGCGGGCGCGTGACCTCTACCAGCGGATGATGCGCACGCTGGCGCAGACCGGCAATGGCTGGATGACCTTCAAGGATGCCAGTAACCGGAAGTGCAACCAAACTGCCCAGCCAGGACGGGCAGTTCACCTCTCGAACCTCTGCACCGAAATCATCGAAGTCACCTCAGCCGCCGAAACCGCCGTCTGCAATCTGGGTTCGCTCAACCTGGCGCGCTATGTGGACGACGGAGCGTTTGACTTCGAGAAATTGGCGCGCAATGTGCGCACGGCGGTGCGGCAGCTCGACCGCGTTATTGACATCAACTTTTATCCGATTCCATCGGCGGCCGAATCCAACCAACGCTGGCGCCCCATTGGGCTTGGGCTGATGGGCTTGCAGGATGTGTTTTTTCAGTTGCGTCTGCCCTTCGACGCCCCCGAAGCGCTCGAACTTTCGACCCGCATCCAGGAAGACATCTATTACCACGCCCTGGCGACCTCCTGTGACCTGGCCGAAACCCACGGCCCCCATCCGGCATTTCCTGAAACCCGCGCCGCCCAGGGCATCCTCCAGTTCGACCTGTGGGGCATCACGCCGCCCAACCCGGAACGCTGGGATGCCCTGCGCGAACGTATCCGGGCCACGGGCCTCCGCAATAGCCTGTTGATTGCCATCGCGCCAACCGCCACGATTGCCTCGATTTGCGGCTGCTACGAAGCCATCGAGCCGCAAGTCTCCAATCTGTTCAAACGCGAAACCCTGTCGGGCGACTTCCTCCAGATCAATCGCTACTTGGTGGCGGATTTGAAGCGGCTGGGTCTGTGGAATGAAGCCATTCGCGCGAAAATCAAGCTGGCTGACGGCTCGATTCAGGGCATCGAGGAAATCCCGGCCGACATTCGGAACCTCTACCGCACCGCCTGGGAACTCCCGATGCGGGCGCTCATTGATATGGCCGCCGCACGCGGGGCCTACATTGACCAGTCGCAGTCACTGAACCTGTTTATGGAATCGCCCAGCATCGGCAAGTTGTCCTCGATGTACATGTACGCTTGGAAACAAGGTCTCAAAACGACCTACTATCTGCGCTCGCGGCCGGCCACAGGCATCGCCAAGGCCACGGTCAGCGCAGCGGCTGGCTCAGAAGCTCCCCTCTCTACCCCTACGCCAACGGATGCCGAGGCTCTGGCCTGTTCATTGGCCAACCCGGAAAGTTGCGAAGCTTGCCAGTAATGGAATGTTAGACTTGGCGTTTCAGGCACGGCGCCTGAAACCTGGAGAACGTCGTATGTTGCTTGATCCTGGCTTTGATTTGACGTTGCGACCGATGAAGTACCCGCTTTTTTATGAAATGTATCGCAACGCCGTTAAGAACACCTGGACGGTCGAAGAAGTGGACTTCTCGACTGACGTTGCCGACCTTCACAGTCGGCTGACAGAAGCTGAACGCCATTTGAT from Chloracidobacterium validum includes the following:
- the coaE gene encoding dephospho-CoA kinase (Dephospho-CoA kinase (CoaE) performs the final step in coenzyme A biosynthesis.), which gives rise to MLRVGLTGGIAVGKSFVSSVLAELGCHVFDADHIARAVVEPGQPALAEIVAAFGPDVLTPTGTLDRARLGRLVFADAEARAKLNAIVHPHVHAEQDRRLREVEAQDPQGIAVVDAALLIESGGYRRFDVVVVVWCRPEIQLARLMARNGLSHAEATQRIAAQMPSEEKRRYADVEIDTSEGFEPTRRQVVALHDQLRAQAATTRLY
- a CDS encoding ribonucleoside-diphosphate reductase subunit alpha — protein: MSESAAARQTEIAPSTMRVRKRNGSLEPVDVQKIVRAVGRCCAGLTNVDAIRIATKTIGGLYDGATTAELDRLSINTAAALIVEEPEYARLAARLLATYIHKEVRNQNIHSFSQSIAAGYELGLIADRVQAFVTEHSRKLNEAIADERDQAFEYFGLRTVYDRYLLKHPTARTVIETPQYFFLRVACGLARTVGEAIDLYRLLSSLEYMASTPTLFNAGTKHEQLSSCFLLDSPADDLAAIYQKYTDVALLSKFAGGIGLAYHRVRSKGSLIKGTNGHSNGIVPWLKTLDSSVAAVNQGGKRKGACCVYLEPWHADIEDFLELRDNTGDEARRTYNLNLANWIPDLFMRRVEEDEPWSLFDPKVVPHFPDLYGAEFEQAYVAAEEAKLYTRQVRARDLYQRMMRTLAQTGNGWMTFKDASNRKCNQTAQPGRAVHLSNLCTEIIEVTSAAETAVCNLGSLNLARYVDDGAFDFEKLARNVRTAVRQLDRVIDINFYPIPSAAESNQRWRPIGLGLMGLQDVFFQLRLPFDAPEALELSTRIQEDIYYHALATSCDLAETHGPHPAFPETRAAQGILQFDLWGITPPNPERWDALRERIRATGLRNSLLIAIAPTATIASICGCYEAIEPQVSNLFKRETLSGDFLQINRYLVADLKRLGLWNEAIRAKIKLADGSIQGIEEIPADIRNLYRTAWELPMRALIDMAAARGAYIDQSQSLNLFMESPSIGKLSSMYMYAWKQGLKTTYYLRSRPATGIAKATVSAAAGSEAPLSTPTPTDAEALACSLANPESCEACQ